A single Bacillus sp. OxB-1 DNA region contains:
- a CDS encoding DUF456 domain-containing protein, translating into MEIIAWIAAGLSFALAFAGLVYPVIPSALFIMGGFLLYGWIASFEGMNALFWVIQILFLVLLFGADTLSNLVGVKKFGGSKAGMWGSTIGLLVGPFLIPVAGILVGPFLGAVLAELAVSRSGWKQSFMTGIGSLVGFLTSVVTKGAIMALMIVLFIIFIR; encoded by the coding sequence GTGGAGATCATCGCATGGATTGCAGCAGGATTATCATTTGCCCTAGCATTTGCGGGATTAGTGTATCCTGTCATCCCATCCGCCCTCTTCATCATGGGAGGATTCCTCCTTTATGGCTGGATCGCCTCGTTCGAAGGGATGAACGCCCTTTTCTGGGTCATTCAGATATTATTCCTTGTCTTGTTGTTCGGTGCGGATACATTGTCCAATCTGGTCGGAGTGAAAAAGTTCGGCGGTTCCAAAGCGGGCATGTGGGGGAGCACGATCGGCCTATTGGTCGGCCCCTTCCTCATCCCTGTCGCTGGCATCCTGGTTGGGCCGTTCCTCGGAGCAGTCCTCGCGGAACTTGCCGTTTCCCGTTCCGGATGGAAGCAATCATTCATGACGGGAATCGGATCGCTTGTCGGGTTCTTGACCTCCGTCGTCACAAAAGGGGCAATCATGGCATTGATGATTGTACTTTTCATCATTTTTATTCGATAA
- a CDS encoding Na/Pi cotransporter family protein, whose translation MELNWQEMLFQFLGGLGIFLFAIKYMGDGLQKAAGDRLRAILDRFTTNPFMGVLVGIIVTVLIQSSSGTTVITVGLVSAGFMKLRQAIGVIMGANIGTTITAFVIGLDVGAYALPIMAFGAFLIFFVKKNSIKNLGEVIFGFGGLFLGLELMSGGMKPLRSLEAFSDLTVSMSDHPLLGVVVGTVFTVIVQSSSATVGILQGLYSENLVNLQAALPILFGDNIGTTITAVLASIGASVAAKRAAATHVLFNVIGSVIFLLLLIPFTAYVEWIASLLSLESKMQIAFAHGSFNVANTIIQFPLIGAWAFLVTKLIPGEDVVIEYKPKHLDRHFIDQSPSVAIGQAKEEIIRMGEFGVQGLQESFEYLKTGNKKHAELTYQIEDAINNLDRKITDYLIEISSVSISPLESSRHMMLMDTVRDIERIGDHFENIVELIDFRDVNRVKLTPDAMEDLTEMFTLTIETVSKAVESLNLNDIELARNVAEHEDLIDKMERKFRKNHIVRLNEGACSAQAGMVFVDIVSNLERIGDHAVNIAEAILGNRA comes from the coding sequence ATGGAATTGAACTGGCAGGAAATGCTGTTCCAGTTTTTAGGCGGACTAGGGATATTTTTATTTGCTATCAAATACATGGGGGACGGATTGCAAAAAGCCGCCGGTGATCGGTTGCGCGCCATTCTCGATCGTTTTACGACCAACCCGTTCATGGGTGTTTTGGTCGGCATCATCGTCACCGTTCTGATCCAATCCAGTTCAGGTACGACCGTAATCACAGTGGGATTGGTCAGTGCGGGGTTTATGAAGCTGCGGCAAGCTATCGGTGTCATCATGGGGGCCAATATCGGGACAACCATCACGGCATTCGTCATCGGTTTAGATGTCGGAGCCTATGCGTTGCCGATTATGGCATTCGGGGCATTCCTCATCTTCTTTGTCAAGAAAAATTCGATCAAGAACTTGGGGGAAGTCATCTTCGGATTCGGGGGACTTTTCCTTGGTTTGGAATTGATGAGTGGCGGCATGAAGCCGTTGCGTTCCCTGGAAGCATTTTCAGATTTGACTGTTTCCATGAGCGACCATCCGTTGCTTGGGGTAGTCGTTGGGACTGTCTTCACTGTAATCGTCCAAAGCTCCAGCGCAACGGTCGGTATTTTACAGGGACTTTATTCAGAAAACCTAGTCAACCTTCAGGCGGCACTGCCGATATTGTTTGGTGACAATATCGGAACTACAATTACAGCAGTCCTTGCTTCTATTGGAGCTTCCGTCGCTGCTAAGCGGGCAGCCGCAACACACGTATTATTTAACGTGATCGGATCCGTGATTTTCTTACTCTTGTTGATTCCATTCACTGCGTATGTGGAGTGGATTGCAAGTCTGTTATCACTGGAAAGTAAAATGCAGATCGCTTTTGCACATGGTTCCTTTAACGTAGCTAACACCATCATACAATTTCCCTTGATCGGTGCTTGGGCATTCCTCGTGACGAAACTGATTCCTGGAGAGGATGTCGTCATCGAATACAAACCGAAGCATTTGGATCGGCACTTCATCGACCAATCGCCATCCGTTGCAATTGGACAAGCGAAAGAAGAGATCATCCGAATGGGTGAATTCGGCGTCCAAGGTCTCCAAGAGTCCTTCGAGTATCTGAAGACCGGGAATAAAAAACATGCCGAACTCACATATCAGATAGAAGATGCCATCAATAATCTGGATCGGAAGATTACGGATTATTTGATCGAAATTTCCTCGGTCAGCATTTCGCCTTTGGAGTCGAGCCGCCATATGATGCTCATGGATACGGTTCGGGATATCGAGCGGATCGGGGACCATTTTGAAAACATCGTTGAATTGATCGACTTCCGTGATGTGAACCGGGTGAAATTGACGCCGGATGCCATGGAAGACTTGACTGAAATGTTTACATTGACGATTGAGACGGTGTCCAAGGCGGTCGAATCCTTGAATCTGAATGATATCGAATTGGCTCGTAATGTGGCGGAGCATGAAGACTTGATTGATAAGATGGAGCGGAAATTCAGGAAGAATCATATCGTCCGATTGAATGAAGGAGCTTGTTCCGCCCAGGCCGGCATGGTGTTTGTCGATATCGTCTCGAATTTGGAGCGAATCGGGGACCATGCAGTGAATATTGCGGAAGCGATTCTAGGCAACCGGGCATAA
- a CDS encoding DUF1189 family protein, giving the protein MKFHQIFKAAIHEPKKLAAFRLLPIGKTFQYVFLFVTLFTLISFIRYILSGTSLFENSPDVEEYGKSLGGLIYPIAFFLQLVISTFYIFVRVSIFAYAGTLLAKVLKRRGDFRFVWRTSAIASTVPLLLTMLFDFFPMFDSYSMIVTSVVHLSYIGAAVRYYPKL; this is encoded by the coding sequence TTGAAATTTCACCAAATCTTCAAAGCGGCCATCCATGAACCGAAAAAGCTTGCAGCTTTCCGGCTTCTTCCGATCGGCAAGACGTTTCAATATGTTTTTCTGTTTGTCACGCTCTTCACTCTCATATCTTTTATACGGTATATCCTTTCCGGGACTAGCTTATTTGAAAACTCTCCTGATGTGGAGGAGTATGGAAAATCGCTTGGCGGACTTATTTATCCAATTGCATTTTTCCTACAGCTTGTCATCAGTACATTTTATATTTTTGTACGGGTCAGCATTTTTGCCTATGCAGGCACATTGCTCGCAAAAGTATTGAAACGGCGAGGGGATTTCCGGTTCGTCTGGAGAACATCGGCCATTGCTAGCACCGTCCCTCTTTTACTGACGATGCTATTCGATTTTTTTCCCATGTTCGATTCGTACAGTATGATTGTGACATCAGTTGTCCATTTATCTTACATCGGCGCAGCGGTCCGGTATTATCCAAAATTGTAG
- the ispG gene encoding flavodoxin-dependent (E)-4-hydroxy-3-methylbut-2-enyl-diphosphate synthase — protein sequence MSEMIHRSKTRPVRVGNLTIGGSNELFIQSMTTTKTHDVEATVAEILRLEEAGCQIVRVACPDERAAYSIGEIKKRINIPLVVDIHFDYKLALIAIEQGADKIRINPGNIGRQSKVEAVVNAAKAKGIPIRIGVNAGSLEKKILEKYGYPTADGMVESALHHIKILEDLDFHDIIVSLKASDVNLAIEAYQKAAAAFDYPLHLGITESGTLFAGSIKSSAGLGALLSAGIGNTMRVSLSADPVQEIKVARELLKVFGLSSNAATLISCPTCGRIEIDLISIANEVEEYISNIKAPIKVAVLGCAVNGPGEAREADIGIAGARGEGLLFMKGKTVRKVPEETMVDELKIEIDKLAEEYFEKKRQEELLLQGGKVE from the coding sequence ATGAGCGAAATGATTCACAGATCGAAAACGCGCCCGGTTCGTGTCGGCAATTTAACGATCGGCGGCAGCAACGAACTTTTCATTCAAAGTATGACCACTACGAAAACACATGATGTCGAAGCGACTGTCGCTGAAATCTTGCGGCTGGAAGAGGCGGGATGTCAAATCGTCCGTGTCGCTTGTCCGGATGAACGTGCAGCTTACTCCATCGGTGAAATAAAGAAGCGGATCAATATTCCGCTCGTTGTCGATATCCATTTTGATTACAAATTGGCATTGATTGCCATCGAGCAAGGAGCGGACAAGATCCGTATCAATCCTGGGAATATCGGAAGACAATCCAAGGTGGAGGCAGTGGTCAATGCGGCCAAAGCGAAAGGGATTCCAATCCGGATCGGAGTCAACGCCGGGTCGCTCGAGAAGAAAATTCTTGAAAAATACGGCTACCCGACCGCTGACGGGATGGTGGAAAGCGCCCTTCATCATATTAAAATCTTGGAGGATCTTGATTTCCATGACATTATCGTTTCGTTGAAAGCTTCTGACGTCAATTTGGCGATCGAAGCGTACCAAAAAGCGGCGGCCGCTTTCGATTACCCATTGCATCTCGGGATAACGGAATCCGGTACTTTATTTGCGGGATCGATTAAAAGCTCGGCCGGTTTAGGTGCGTTGCTTTCTGCAGGAATCGGGAACACAATGCGCGTTTCCTTGAGCGCCGACCCTGTCCAAGAGATCAAAGTCGCCCGGGAATTGCTGAAAGTGTTCGGTCTTTCCTCCAATGCCGCTACACTGATCTCCTGCCCCACTTGCGGACGCATTGAGATTGACCTTATTTCCATCGCCAACGAAGTGGAAGAGTATATTTCCAATATTAAAGCACCAATCAAAGTGGCCGTACTCGGTTGCGCGGTGAATGGACCGGGAGAAGCCCGGGAAGCGGACATCGGGATTGCAGGTGCACGTGGAGAAGGCCTTCTCTTCATGAAAGGGAAAACCGTCCGGAAAGTGCCTGAGGAAACGATGGTCGACGAGTTGAAGATTGAAATCGATAAGCTGGCGGAGGAGTATTTTGAAAAGAAACGCCAGGAAGAACTGCTCCTCCAAGGCGGAAAAGTGGAATGA
- a CDS encoding 5' nucleotidase, NT5C type has product MKNIRLGIDIDGTVTCPTSLLPHINAQFGCNLVLEDIKEYDLTKAFDVDPETFYNWYKTAEATIYHTSPAQQYAKDVLIDWQSRFELFYISARGHDVLDTTLEWFLREAIPYDHIELVGSHYKIETAKKFGVHAFFEDKHDNAVELHEELEIPVILFDTPYNRKPIPEGVIRVRDWNEANQHIQQLFPHGEKVI; this is encoded by the coding sequence ATGAAAAATATCCGCCTTGGAATTGATATCGACGGGACGGTGACTTGTCCGACTTCCCTTCTACCCCATATCAATGCCCAATTCGGCTGTAATCTCGTTTTGGAAGATATTAAGGAATACGATTTGACGAAGGCTTTCGATGTAGATCCTGAAACTTTCTATAATTGGTACAAGACAGCGGAGGCGACGATTTACCATACATCGCCTGCCCAACAATATGCCAAAGATGTCCTGATTGATTGGCAAAGCCGCTTTGAGCTGTTTTACATTTCAGCCCGCGGCCATGATGTATTGGACACCACCTTGGAGTGGTTTCTACGGGAAGCGATTCCGTATGACCATATTGAACTCGTCGGCAGCCACTATAAGATTGAAACAGCGAAAAAGTTCGGAGTCCATGCTTTTTTTGAGGATAAGCATGATAACGCCGTCGAACTTCACGAAGAGCTGGAGATCCCGGTCATTTTGTTCGACACGCCTTATAACCGGAAACCGATTCCGGAAGGTGTCATCCGGGTGCGTGACTGGAATGAGGCAAATCAGCATATCCAGCAGCTCTTCCCGCATGGTGAAAAAGTGATTTGA
- a CDS encoding Fur family transcriptional regulator, with product MTIDEAWRILLEHQYKRTKNRETILQFFSDNNRYMTALELKNSMETDNPGISFDTIYRNLATFTELGILEETELSGERHFRMQCDHGVHHHHFICTACGTTKSIPHCPMEHITVNLPNFEVEGHKFEVYGKCPQCL from the coding sequence ATGACAATCGATGAAGCATGGCGCATCCTGCTGGAGCATCAATACAAGCGGACAAAAAATCGGGAGACCATTTTACAATTCTTTTCCGATAACAATCGCTATATGACCGCATTGGAACTGAAGAATTCCATGGAGACCGATAATCCGGGCATCAGTTTCGACACCATTTACCGCAATTTGGCGACGTTCACGGAGCTGGGAATCTTGGAAGAGACCGAGTTGAGCGGGGAGCGTCATTTCCGCATGCAATGCGATCACGGAGTGCATCATCATCATTTCATATGTACGGCATGCGGGACGACGAAGAGCATCCCGCATTGTCCGATGGAGCATATTACTGTGAATCTGCCGAATTTCGAGGTGGAAGGGCATAAATTTGAAGTCTACGGAAAATGTCCGCAATGTCTATAA
- a CDS encoding metal ABC transporter permease: MITAILSYEFLQNAFLSGLIIGIIAPLLGLFIVVRRLALIADALSHVALAGIAGSLYLSQQVLFFSALNPIYLGITAAVGGSLLIERLRGYYRHFEELAIPIILSAGIGFGAIFISLSKGFGSDLVGYLFGSVSAVSRQDLGIVLVIALVVAGYLFFFYKELFSVSFDPEYAKVAGINSRYIQMLFMIITALVIGASMRIVGILLVSSLMTIPVAAAIRLAKSFKQAMLYSVLFGESAVIIGLISAFYLDIAPGGTIVVTSVLLLLIVLSWGKMKGSRGRGEVA, from the coding sequence ATGATTACGGCCATCCTATCATATGAGTTTCTGCAAAACGCATTCCTGTCCGGGTTGATCATCGGAATCATCGCTCCGTTGCTTGGGCTTTTCATAGTCGTTCGCCGGTTGGCACTCATTGCAGATGCGTTGAGCCATGTGGCGCTGGCAGGCATTGCAGGGAGCCTTTATCTAAGCCAGCAGGTGCTCTTTTTTTCGGCGTTGAATCCTATCTATCTCGGAATCACGGCAGCTGTCGGAGGTTCGTTATTGATCGAAAGATTGCGTGGCTATTACCGCCATTTCGAAGAATTGGCGATTCCGATCATCCTGTCGGCAGGCATCGGATTCGGGGCCATTTTCATTTCTTTGTCAAAAGGGTTCGGTTCTGATTTGGTCGGATATTTATTCGGCTCCGTCTCGGCAGTGAGCCGACAGGATCTGGGGATCGTCCTTGTCATCGCCCTTGTGGTGGCCGGATATCTATTCTTTTTCTATAAAGAATTATTTTCCGTTTCTTTCGATCCGGAATACGCCAAAGTGGCGGGCATCAATTCCCGATACATTCAAATGCTATTCATGATCATCACAGCACTTGTCATCGGGGCGTCGATGCGGATCGTCGGCATCTTGCTCGTCTCCTCTTTGATGACCATTCCGGTGGCGGCTGCCATCCGATTGGCGAAAAGCTTCAAGCAAGCGATGCTCTATTCCGTCCTGTTCGGAGAATCGGCCGTCATCATCGGGCTTATTTCTGCGTTCTATCTCGATATTGCACCTGGAGGGACAATCGTCGTCACTTCAGTGCTCTTGTTGCTGATCGTGCTGTCTTGGGGAAAAATGAAAGGCAGTCGGGGGAGGGGGGAAGTTGCATGA
- a CDS encoding metal ABC transporter ATP-binding protein — protein MAHSIIQLEDVSFSYEHAPVLDHISLRVDEGEFWALIGPNGSGKSTLMGIILGLLKPSSGKVKLFGEDIESFKERERIGYVSQKSNSFNSGFPATVLEVVRSGLTRKKGLFKRFSEADRQRALDALRLVGMASFADRSIGELSGGQQQRVFIARALVGEPDLLIMDEPTVGIDQQNVASFYSMLNELNREHGIAIVLVTHEIDLVTDLATHVACLNRTVHFHGIQADYKKMDDEDISKWYGHPVRRIHSQSPEVDQ, from the coding sequence ATGGCACATTCTATCATTCAATTGGAAGATGTCAGCTTCAGTTATGAGCATGCCCCCGTCCTCGATCATATTTCGCTGCGAGTAGATGAAGGGGAATTCTGGGCGTTGATCGGTCCGAACGGTTCCGGAAAATCAACACTGATGGGCATCATTTTAGGTCTATTAAAACCTTCCAGCGGGAAAGTGAAGCTGTTCGGGGAAGATATAGAATCATTTAAAGAGCGGGAACGAATCGGGTATGTCTCGCAGAAATCCAATTCGTTCAATAGTGGATTTCCAGCGACCGTTCTGGAAGTGGTCCGTAGTGGATTGACACGGAAAAAGGGATTGTTCAAACGTTTTTCCGAAGCGGATCGGCAACGGGCATTGGACGCCCTTCGACTCGTTGGAATGGCGTCTTTCGCTGACCGAAGCATTGGGGAATTATCGGGTGGCCAGCAGCAACGGGTCTTCATCGCAAGGGCCCTCGTCGGTGAGCCCGACCTATTGATCATGGATGAACCGACGGTAGGGATCGACCAGCAGAATGTGGCATCGTTCTATTCTATGCTGAATGAGCTGAACCGTGAACACGGCATTGCAATTGTCCTCGTCACCCATGAAATCGACCTCGTGACCGACTTGGCAACTCATGTCGCTTGCCTGAATCGGACTGTCCATTTCCATGGCATCCAGGCCGACTATAAGAAGATGGACGATGAAGATATCTCGAAATGGTATGGTCATCCCGTCCGGCGAATCCATTCGCAGTCGCCCGAGGTGGACCAATGA
- a CDS encoding deoxyribonuclease IV, translated as MLLGSHVSMSGSKMLLGSSEEALSYGASTFMIYTGAPQNTRRKAIEDLNIEAGTLHMKENGLSNMVVHAPYIINIANTIKPETFALGVEFLQKEIERTAALGANQIVLHPGAHVGAGEEKGIRKIIEGLNEVLSQPYDVKIALETMAGKGTECGRNFDEIAKIIDGVTHNERLSVCFDTCHVHDAGYDIVDDFEGVLDEFDSIIGNDRISVIHVNDSKNVRGAMKDRHENIGHGHIGFEPLAYIVHHPEFQAVPKILETPFIGSDPKKKTAPYKQEIEMLKAKHFNPEALGLVNA; from the coding sequence CTGCTTCTCGGATCCCATGTTTCCATGAGCGGCAGCAAGATGCTCCTCGGATCGAGTGAAGAAGCACTAAGCTACGGGGCGAGCACTTTTATGATTTATACAGGCGCTCCCCAAAATACGAGGAGGAAAGCCATCGAGGACCTCAATATTGAGGCAGGCACACTCCACATGAAGGAAAACGGTCTTTCCAACATGGTCGTCCACGCTCCCTATATCATCAACATCGCAAACACAATAAAGCCGGAGACATTTGCATTGGGTGTCGAATTCCTTCAGAAGGAAATTGAGAGAACGGCCGCTCTAGGTGCCAATCAAATCGTCCTCCATCCGGGTGCACACGTGGGGGCCGGGGAGGAAAAGGGCATTCGGAAAATCATCGAAGGATTGAACGAAGTCCTTTCCCAACCGTATGATGTTAAAATCGCATTGGAAACGATGGCCGGAAAAGGCACTGAATGCGGGCGGAACTTTGATGAAATCGCTAAGATCATCGATGGAGTGACGCATAATGAACGATTATCCGTCTGTTTTGACACTTGTCACGTCCATGATGCCGGCTATGATATCGTCGATGATTTTGAAGGAGTCCTCGACGAATTTGATTCGATCATCGGCAATGACCGGATATCGGTCATCCATGTCAATGACAGCAAAAATGTCCGGGGTGCCATGAAAGACCGACATGAGAATATCGGCCACGGCCATATCGGATTTGAACCGTTGGCGTACATCGTCCATCATCCGGAGTTTCAGGCTGTGCCGAAAATCTTGGAGACGCCGTTTATCGGTTCCGATCCAAAAAAGAAGACGGCCCCTTATAAACAGGAAATTGAAATGCTGAAAGCGAAGCATTTCAATCCGGAAGCGCTCGGTCTAGTAAACGCATAA
- a CDS encoding DEAD/DEAH box helicase: MSKFTDYQFKPFIREAIAKLGFNNPTPIQKEMIPLILKGTSAIGQAHTGTGKSHSFLIPVLQRTDADSEEVQAVITAPTRELASQLYDELLKMTEGTEVRASLLIGGTDKQRSIGKLKSNPQIVVGTPGRIRDMAENGALAIHTASILVIDEADLAFDMGFIEDIDQFASKMQADLEMYVFSATIPEKLKPFLMKYMESPVHVKIGERKPLTEGMRYSLVPVRSLGKRKKLLEVMEAINPYLAIIFANTRQNADELADYLAEHGVKAGRIHGDLTPRERTRMMKQVRDLEFQYIVATDLAARGIDIPGVSHVINFELPDDLEFFIHRVGRTARAGNEGTAITLYEPSEDDKVVRIEKMGIPFVHEDVKNGEWIEVKERHARKKRVKQEDELDRKASALVKKPAKVKPGYKKKMTQQMEQIKKRERRLSRKNGKR; encoded by the coding sequence ATGTCCAAGTTTACAGATTATCAATTCAAACCATTTATCAGGGAAGCCATCGCGAAACTCGGTTTCAACAATCCAACACCGATCCAAAAAGAGATGATCCCGTTGATATTGAAAGGTACAAGCGCCATCGGACAAGCGCACACAGGAACGGGAAAGTCGCATAGTTTCCTTATTCCCGTGTTACAGCGGACCGATGCAGATTCCGAAGAAGTGCAAGCGGTCATCACGGCACCTACGCGCGAGCTGGCGTCGCAATTATACGATGAGCTGTTGAAGATGACGGAAGGCACAGAGGTCCGGGCGTCTTTATTGATCGGCGGAACGGATAAGCAACGGTCCATCGGGAAGTTGAAATCGAATCCGCAAATCGTCGTCGGCACGCCCGGACGGATCCGGGATATGGCCGAAAATGGGGCGCTGGCCATCCACACGGCCTCCATCTTGGTCATTGACGAAGCGGATCTTGCATTCGATATGGGATTCATTGAGGATATTGACCAGTTTGCTTCCAAAATGCAGGCCGATTTGGAAATGTACGTCTTCTCCGCAACAATTCCGGAAAAGTTGAAGCCGTTTTTGATGAAATATATGGAGTCGCCGGTCCATGTGAAAATCGGGGAACGCAAGCCTTTGACGGAAGGGATGCGCTATTCTCTCGTTCCTGTACGAAGTCTCGGCAAGCGGAAGAAATTGCTGGAAGTAATGGAGGCCATCAATCCGTATTTGGCCATCATTTTCGCCAACACGCGTCAGAATGCCGATGAACTCGCTGATTATCTTGCGGAACATGGCGTGAAAGCCGGCCGGATTCATGGGGATTTAACGCCGCGTGAACGGACGCGCATGATGAAACAAGTCCGCGATCTGGAGTTCCAGTATATTGTCGCGACCGATCTTGCGGCTCGTGGCATCGATATTCCAGGAGTCAGCCACGTCATCAATTTTGAATTGCCGGATGACCTTGAGTTCTTCATTCACCGGGTAGGACGTACAGCTCGTGCAGGCAATGAAGGGACGGCGATCACCTTATACGAACCATCGGAAGACGATAAAGTCGTCCGCATCGAAAAGATGGGAATCCCGTTCGTCCATGAAGATGTGAAAAATGGAGAATGGATTGAAGTCAAAGAACGGCACGCGCGGAAGAAAAGGGTGAAGCAGGAGGATGAGTTGGACCGGAAAGCGTCCGCCCTCGTGAAAAAACCGGCAAAAGTCAAGCCGGGCTATAAAAAGAAAATGACCCAACAGATGGAACAAATCAAAAAGAGGGAAAGGAGATTGTCTAGAAAAAATGGCAAACGATAA
- the vrrA gene encoding VrrA/YqfQ family protein, whose product MRYQSFYPFARQQATPFHMRPQGFGTPPQMGRPPMPRAPFPGGPSPMGGRFGASPAGGMQTSSKMEAYMQTANRFLNTAQQFAPLVQQFAPMFQNLPAMWRLYKGFQSLPSTGGAAAETAGRAAANAASTVPNQVPGPRIFQPPR is encoded by the coding sequence ATGAGATACCAATCCTTCTATCCGTTTGCCCGTCAGCAGGCAACACCGTTCCATATGAGACCACAGGGCTTCGGGACACCTCCGCAAATGGGCAGGCCACCAATGCCAAGAGCTCCATTTCCGGGCGGGCCTTCCCCGATGGGCGGCCGATTTGGTGCTTCGCCAGCCGGTGGAATGCAAACTTCTTCCAAAATGGAGGCTTACATGCAAACGGCGAACCGTTTTTTGAATACGGCCCAACAGTTTGCCCCGCTCGTCCAACAATTTGCACCGATGTTCCAAAACTTGCCGGCGATGTGGAGATTATATAAAGGCTTTCAATCTTTGCCTTCCACTGGAGGCGCTGCAGCTGAAACGGCTGGTCGTGCAGCGGCTAACGCTGCATCCACGGTTCCAAATCAGGTGCCCGGTCCCCGTATCTTCCAACCGCCAAGATGA